From one Amaranthus tricolor cultivar Red isolate AtriRed21 chromosome 17, ASM2621246v1, whole genome shotgun sequence genomic stretch:
- the LOC130803531 gene encoding probable sugar phosphate/phosphate translocator At3g11320: MKSTSRFFTIGLVTAWYSSNIGVLLLNKYLLSNYGFKYPIFLTMCHMTACSLLSYIAVVWMKMVPMQTIRSGVQFLKISALSLIFCASVVSGNISLRYLPVSFNQAIGATTPFFTAVFAYLMTFKREAWLTYVTLIPVVTGVVIASGGEPSFHLFGFIMCVGATAARALKSVVQGILLSSEGEKLNSMNLLLYMAPIAVVFLLPATLFMEENVVGITLALAREDVNIVWLLIFNSSLAYLVNLTNFLVTKHTSALTLQVLGNAKGAVAVVISILIFKNPVSITGMLGYSLTVIGVVLYSEAKKRSK, from the exons ATGAAATCCACGAGTAGATTCTTCACTATAGGGTTAGTAACAGCGTGGTATTCATCAAACATTGGGGTTTTACTGTTAAACAAGTATTTATTATCGAATTATGGATTCAAATACCCGATTTTTCTTACTATGTGTCATATGACAGCTTGCTCATTGCTAAGTTACATTGCAGTAGTTTGGATGAAGATGGTACCTATGCAAACAATCCGATCTGGGGTTCAATTCTTGAAGATCTCAGctttaagtttgattttttgtGCTTCTGTTGTTAGTGGAAATATTTCATTGAGATATCTCCCTGTTTCATTTAATCAAGCAATTGGAGCTACTACGCCTTTTTTCACAGCTGTTTTTGCTTATCTAATGACGTTTAAGAGAGAAGCTTGGCTTACTTATGTGACACTTATTCCGGTTGTTACCGGTGTTGTTATTGCTAGTGGG GGTGAGCCGAGTTTTCATCTTTTCGGGTTTATAATGTGTGTGGGTGCAACGGCTGCTAGGGCTCTTAAATCTGTGGTTCAGGGTATTTTGCTGTCCTCCGAAGG GGAGAAGCTTAATTCTATGAATCTCCTCCTTTACATGGCTCCTATAGCTGTTGTATTCCTTCTTCCTGCAACACTTTTCATGGAAGAAAATGTAGTTGGTATTACTCTGGCACTTGCAAGGGAAGATGTCAATATAGTCTGGTTATTGATCTTCAATTCTTCGCTGGCATACTTGGTGAATTTGACCAACTTCCTGGTCACCAAACACACCAGTGCTTTGACTCTCCAG GTCCTTGGAAACGCAAAGGGTGCGGTTGCTGTTgtgatttcaattttgatctttaaAAACCCCGTCTCAATTACGGGGATGCTTGGTTATTCGCTCACAGTCATTGGAGTCGTCCTCTACAGTGAAGCCAAGAAACGAAGCAAATGA
- the LOC130803533 gene encoding proline transporter 3-like — protein sequence MEYIKATIPNHLDEEEEETTSFLFSSSHIPNNTQSKSSSFSSSSISMSSYDPDHNSSLPTVNGDSKSNQPIVIPETAHQISTDSWLQAGFVLTTGINSAYVLGYSGAIMLPLGWIPGVLGLLAATGISLYANSLVANLHEHGGRRHIRYRDLAGYIYGHSAYSLTWALQYINLFMINTGFIILAGSSIKAAYTLFSDAGTLKLPYCIIISGFVCGLFAIGIPHLSALRIWLGVSTSFGLIYILIAIALSLKDGINSPPRDYSTPDERGKVFTTVGAAANLVFAFNTGMLPEIQATVRKPVVENMMKALYFQFTVGVVPMYSIVFIGYWAYGNKTDPYLLNNVHGPVWLKALANICAFLQTVIALHIFASPMYEYLDTRFGITGSALNPKNLGFRVVIRGGYLAINTFVSAVLPFLGDFMSLTGAISTFPLTFILANHMYYRARKNKLSISMKIWLWINIIFFSCMALAAFFAALRLIAVDSKHYHLFADL from the exons ATGGAGTATATAAAGGCAACTATCCCAAACCAtttggatgaagaagaagaagaaacaacaTCTTTCTTATTCTCCTCATCACATATTCCTAATAATACTCAATCTAAatcttcatctttttcttcatcatcaatatcAATGTCTTCTTATGACCCAGATCATAATTCTTCTCTTCCCACTGTTAATGGTGATTCCAAATCTAATCAACCAATTGTTATTCCAGAAACTGCCCATCAAATTAGTACTG ATTCATGGCTGCAAGCTGGGTTTGTTTTAACGACTGGGATAAACAGTGCATATGTACTGGGATATTCAGGGGCAATCATGCTTCCACTTGGATGGATACCTGGTGTTCTTGGTTTACTTGCAGCTACTGGAATTTCTCTCTATGCTAATTCTCTTGTTGCCAATCTTCATGAACATGGAGGAAGAAGACATATCAGATACAGAGATCTTGCAGGATATATTTAtg GGCATAGTGCATATTCACTTACATGGGCTTTACAGTATATCAATCTTTTTATGATCAATACTGGATTTATTATCTTGGCTGGTTCTTCTATTAAG GCTGCTTATACTCTGTTCTCGGATGCTGGCACATTGAAGCTTCCATATTGCATAATTATATCTGGGTTTGTATGTGGATTGTTTGCCATAGGAATCCCTCATTTGTCTGCTTTGAgaatttggcttggagtttcaACGTCCTTCGGtcttatttatattcttatagCTATTGCTCTTTCACTTAAAGATG GAATTAATTCCCCTCCAAGAGATTACAGCACGCCAGACGAAAGAGGCAAAGTATTCACAACCGTAGGAGCCGCGGCTAATCTAGTTTTTGCATTTAACACAGGAATGCTTCCTGAGATTCAG GCAACAGTCAGAAAACCAGTAGTCGAAAACATGATGAAGGCCCTGTATTTTCAGTTCACAGTCGGAGTTGTACCAATGTATTCTATTGTTTTCATCGGTTATTGGGCGTATGGGAACAAAACAGACCCGTATTTGCTGAACAACGTTCATGGCCCTGTCTGGTTGAAGGCCTTGGCTAATATCTGCGCGTTCCTCCAAACAGTCATTGCATTACAT ATTTTCGCAAGTCCAATGTACGAGTACTTAGACACAAGGTTCGGGATTACAGGAAGTGCATTAAACCCGAAAAACTTGGGATTTCGAGTGGTAATAAGGGGAGGTTACCTAGCAATAAACACATTTGTGTCAGCAGTTCTACCGTTCCTAGGAGATTTCATGAGCCTAACCGGAGCGATCAGTACATTTCCGCTCACCTTCATACTAGCGAATCACATGTATTACAGGGCGAGAAAGAACAAGCTAAGCATCTCGATGAAAATATGGCTATGGAttaatatcattttcttttcttgtatGGCTTTAGCTGCCTTTTTTGCTGCTTTGAGACTAATTGCTGTTGATTCGAAACATTACCATCTCTTTGCTGATTTATGA
- the LOC130803530 gene encoding proliferating cell nuclear antigen-like → MFELRLVQGSLLKKLIDAIKDLVNDANFDCSSSGFSLQAMDSSHVALVSLLLRSEGFEHFRCDRTFSMGMSIANLAKLLKCASNDDIITIKADDGTDSVTFMFESPNQDKISDIEMKLMDIDSDHLGIPDAEYDAIVRMPGLEFANICSSLSSIGDTVTISVSKQGVTFSAKGDIGSGNITCKQTSSEKPEESTIIEMKEPIMLTFALKYMTTFTKATSLSSQVTISLSSDMPVVVEYKIAEIGYIRYYLAPKIEEEEYETNPQPESRPTTHVPAENHANNEPATKEQTEEQTQPQEAVPLLAIAGTKQENGANDEDEDEVAGESQVKMETEGADVKPKVEENPVKAKLLDHMDHDLKMETGSEVETKPTADTTQPKAEVEVMELE, encoded by the exons ATGTTTGAACTAAGGTTGGTGCAAGGAAGCTTGTTGAAGAAATTGATAGATGCCATTAAAGACCTTGTTAATGACGCCAATTTCGACTGTTCTTCCTCCGGATTCTCTCTTCAAGCAATGGATTCAAGCCATGTTGCTCTCGTTTCGCTACTTCTTCGCTCTGAGGGATTTGAGCATTTTCGTTGCGATCGTACTTTTTCCATGGGTATGAGCATTGCTAATTTGGCTAAATTGCTGAAATGTGCTTCCAATGATGATATTATCACTATCAAGGCTGATGATGGCACTGATTCCGTAACGTTCATGTTCGAAAGCCCCA ATCAAGACAAAATATCTGATATCGAGATGAAACTGATGGACATCGATAGTGATCACCTTGGGATCCCAGATGCTGAATATGATGCAATCGTTCGAATGCCAGGATTGGAGTTCGCGAATATATGTTCAAGTCTTTCCTCAATTGGTGATACTG TTACTATCTCCGTGTCAAAACAAGGTGTGACTTTCTCTGCCAAAGGTGACATTGGATCAGGAAACATTACTTGTAAACAAACTTCATCAGAGAAG CCAGAGGAGTCCACCATTATTGAGATGAAGGAGCCAATTATGCTGACCTTTGCCCTAAAGTATATGACTACCTTCACCAAAGCAACTTCTCTGTCTTCCCAAGTGACCATCAGCTTATCATCTGATATGCCTGTTGTAGTGGAATATAAGATTGCTGAAATAGGGTATATAAGGTACTACTTGGCTCccaagattgaagaagaggagTATGAGACAAACCCTCAGCCTGAAAGCAGGCCTACAACACATGTGCCTGCAGAAAACCATGCAAACAACGAGCCGGCAACAAAGGAACAAACTGAGGAGCAAACCCAGCCTCAAGAAGCTGTGCCTCTGCTGGCTATAGCGGGTACAAAGCAAGAAAATGGAGCTAACGATGAAGACGAAGATGAAGTTGCTGGGGAATCCCAGGTTAAGATGGAAACCGAAGGAGCAGATGTGAAGCCTAAAGTGGAAGAAAACCCTGTAAAGGCTAAACTGCTGGATCATATGGACCATGACTTGAAGATGGAAACAGGTTCTGAAGTAGAGACAAAGCCAACAGCAGATACTACACAACCAAAAGCTGAAGTTGAAGTTATGGAACTTGAGTAG
- the LOC130803532 gene encoding 60S ribosomal protein L35a-3 has product MVKGRQGERVRLYVRGSILGYKRSKSNQYPNTSLIQIEGVNTQDEVAWYLGKKLAYIYKANTKKNGSHYRCIWGKVCRPHGNSGVVRAKFKSNLPPKSMGDKVRVMMYPSNI; this is encoded by the exons atggtgaaGGGTCGTCAAGGAGAGCGCGTTAGACTCTATGTCAGGGGCTCAATTCTTGGCTACAAAAG gTCAAAATCGAATCAGTACCCGAACACATCTTTAATTCAGATCGAGGGAGTTAATACCCAAGACGAAGTTGCTTGGTATTTGGGAAAGAAATTGGCTTACATTTACAAGGCTAATACCAAGAAGAATGGTTCTCATTACAGATGTATTTGGGGCAAGGTTTGTAGGCCTCATGGTAATAGCGGTGTTGTTCGTGCTAAGTTTAAGTCCAACCTTCCCCCTAAATCAATG GGTGATAAGGTTAGGGTAATGATGTACCCCAGCAACATCTAA